The proteins below come from a single Gemmatimonadaceae bacterium genomic window:
- a CDS encoding Hpt domain-containing protein, with protein sequence MTVPKSGSVDGFVTARAGDTGTESAPPPEMIEALALVQRIGGKELLHKVIALFRTTSEQRLGAMHAAHAMFDQYQVSRLAHAMKGSAAQVGAESLRAAALSLEKEAQSLTPDDTVVRLATLADEAALAWAQLDAYARSVGGDA encoded by the coding sequence ATGACCGTCCCCAAATCAGGCAGCGTTGACGGCTTCGTCACGGCTCGCGCCGGAGACACGGGAACGGAGAGCGCGCCGCCGCCGGAGATGATCGAGGCGTTGGCGCTGGTGCAGCGCATTGGCGGGAAGGAACTCCTGCACAAGGTCATCGCCCTCTTTCGCACGACGTCGGAGCAGCGCCTTGGCGCCATGCACGCCGCGCACGCGATGTTCGACCAGTACCAGGTGTCGCGACTGGCGCACGCCATGAAGGGGAGCGCGGCGCAAGTGGGTGCCGAGTCGTTGCGCGCCGCCGCCCTGTCGCTGGAGAAGGAAGCGCAGTCGCTCACGCCCGACGACACCGTCGTGCGCCTCGCCACCCTGGCCGACGAAGCCGCGCTCGCGTGGGCGCAGCTCGACGCGTACGCACGGAGCGTTGGAGGCGACGCGTGA
- a CDS encoding ubiquinone/menaquinone biosynthesis methyltransferase, with protein sequence MQEPARSPASPQELAALDLDEYLLDPVRKQSFVTPMFEHIAPRYDAFTRLFSFGMDATWKRELMAWFDERAPEGAMVVDVACGTGDLALSAARLRPRGSVHGIDAAQRMIARARERVSARDRERVHFSAGDLTRLPFADASVDVILGGYALRNVPRYEQALGELHRVLRPGGTLLTLDFYRPPHAPWRALFLGYLQLSGSLVAWWWHRAPVIYNYIAHSIRHFVTAEEFARAMERAGFTPGRQRDHLLGGIALHEGVRP encoded by the coding sequence GTGCAAGAGCCCGCGCGTTCACCTGCGTCACCGCAGGAGCTGGCGGCACTCGATCTGGACGAGTATCTCCTCGACCCGGTGCGCAAGCAGTCGTTCGTGACGCCGATGTTCGAACACATCGCCCCGCGCTACGACGCCTTCACCCGGCTCTTCTCCTTCGGGATGGATGCCACGTGGAAGCGCGAACTGATGGCTTGGTTCGACGAACGTGCGCCTGAGGGGGCGATGGTGGTGGACGTGGCGTGCGGCACGGGAGACCTCGCGCTCTCGGCCGCCCGATTGCGCCCGCGGGGGAGCGTGCACGGGATCGACGCGGCGCAGCGGATGATCGCGCGCGCCCGGGAGCGCGTGAGTGCGCGCGATCGCGAGCGGGTCCACTTCTCGGCCGGCGACCTCACGCGCCTTCCCTTTGCCGACGCATCGGTCGACGTGATCCTGGGCGGCTACGCGCTGCGCAACGTCCCGCGCTACGAGCAGGCGCTGGGGGAGTTGCACCGCGTGCTGCGCCCGGGGGGCACGCTGCTCACGCTCGACTTCTACCGCCCGCCCCATGCCCCATGGCGCGCGCTCTTCCTCGGCTATTTGCAACTGTCGGGGAGCCTGGTGGCGTGGTGGTGGCATCGCGCCCCCGTCATCTACAACTACATCGCCCACTCCATTCGGCATTTTGTCACCGCCGAGGAGTTCGCGCGGGCCATGGAGCGCGCGGGGTTCACGCCCGGCCGGCAGCGCGACCACCTGCTGGGCGGGATCGCACTCCACGAGGGCGTGCGGCCATAG
- a CDS encoding response regulator has product MSAGVQKERVLVVEDDDLTATIVVAAVTAGGANADARADFEAFRVATLEGAIEAMRREAFAAVLLDLSLPDSTGLDTLNAVLSMAADSAVIVLTALDDSAIALQAVRLGAQDYLFKGRVDPTLIVRSLLYSIGRHRAETQLRQAQQMEALGRLAGGVAHDFNNLLTIVIGNAEAIENQLLPPSEVPAAIGEIRVAARRAAALTQRLLALGRQQHLQPRVLDIGESVALMEPMLRRIIGPDIAFTSLVSSEAEGVKVDPTQFEQVVLNLVLNARDAVGANGRITVEVVPIEVRDTTGWKPRVRPGRYVALVVRDNGEGVPPEVMAHLYEPFISTKAPGKGAGLGLSIVYGIVQQSEGAIHCESSSGRGTTFTVAFPEVKGGMPPAPPVVVEEATPSSPSETILLVEDEPSVRAISRRILERAGYAVLEAGSGDEALTIFAREGRHVRLVVTDVVMPGLRGPELVAELERLRPGLPVVFTSGYSHDESLRRGVLPEHVAFLKKPFTYVDLLATVREQLQRARDTRRLEIA; this is encoded by the coding sequence ATGAGCGCCGGGGTGCAGAAGGAGCGCGTTCTCGTCGTCGAGGATGACGACCTCACCGCGACCATCGTGGTGGCGGCGGTAACGGCGGGGGGAGCCAACGCCGACGCCCGCGCCGACTTCGAGGCCTTTCGTGTTGCCACGCTGGAAGGGGCGATCGAGGCCATGCGTCGCGAGGCCTTCGCCGCCGTCCTCCTCGATCTCTCGCTCCCCGACAGCACGGGACTCGACACGCTCAACGCGGTCCTGTCGATGGCCGCCGACAGTGCGGTGATCGTGCTGACGGCGCTGGACGACAGCGCCATCGCGCTGCAGGCGGTGCGCCTCGGGGCGCAGGACTACCTGTTCAAGGGGCGCGTCGATCCCACGCTGATCGTGCGCTCGCTGCTGTACTCCATCGGGCGGCACCGCGCCGAGACGCAGCTTCGCCAGGCGCAACAGATGGAGGCACTCGGCCGCCTGGCGGGCGGGGTGGCGCACGACTTCAACAACCTGCTCACGATCGTGATCGGCAACGCCGAGGCGATCGAGAACCAGCTCCTCCCGCCCAGCGAGGTCCCGGCCGCCATTGGCGAGATACGCGTGGCGGCGCGGCGGGCGGCCGCGCTCACGCAGCGCCTCCTCGCGTTAGGCCGCCAGCAGCACCTGCAGCCGCGCGTGCTGGACATCGGGGAGTCGGTGGCGCTGATGGAGCCCATGCTGCGGCGCATCATCGGCCCCGACATCGCCTTCACCTCGCTCGTCTCCAGCGAGGCCGAGGGCGTCAAGGTCGATCCGACGCAGTTCGAGCAGGTGGTGCTCAACCTGGTGCTCAATGCGCGCGACGCGGTCGGAGCCAACGGGCGCATCACCGTCGAGGTGGTCCCGATCGAGGTGCGCGACACCACGGGGTGGAAGCCGCGCGTGCGTCCGGGGCGATACGTCGCGCTGGTCGTGCGCGACAACGGCGAGGGGGTCCCGCCCGAGGTCATGGCGCACCTGTACGAGCCGTTCATCTCGACCAAGGCGCCGGGCAAGGGGGCCGGGCTGGGGCTGTCGATCGTCTACGGCATCGTGCAGCAGAGCGAGGGCGCTATTCACTGCGAGTCGTCGTCAGGGCGGGGGACGACGTTCACCGTCGCCTTCCCGGAGGTGAAGGGGGGTATGCCGCCTGCGCCGCCCGTGGTCGTGGAGGAGGCGACGCCATCTTCCCCGTCCGAGACGATTCTCCTGGTCGAGGACGAGCCGTCGGTGCGCGCCATCTCGCGCCGCATCCTGGAGCGGGCGGGGTATGCGGTCTTGGAAGCCGGCTCGGGCGACGAGGCGCTGACGATTTTCGCGCGCGAGGGGCGGCATGTGCGCCTGGTGGTGACCGACGTCGTGATGCCTGGTCTTCGCGGCCCCGAGCTGGTCGCCGAACTGGAGCGCCTGCGCCCCGGCCTTCCGGTGGTCTTCACCTCCGGTTACTCGCACGACGAGTCGCTGCGTCGCGGTGTCCTTCCCGAGCATGTCGCCTTTCTCAAGAAGCCGTTCACGTACGTCGACCTGCTGGCGACCGTGCGGGAGCAGTTGCAACGCGCGCGCGACACCCGCCGTCTCGAGATCGCCTGA
- a CDS encoding SusC/RagA family TonB-linked outer membrane protein, with amino-acid sequence MRRFFVLAAALLASFALPASARAQTREVTGKVTVAGTGTPLHDAIVGTVGAAGGARTNERGEYRLRVPNGDVTVQVRAIGYKRQQIRVSASQTTADFALEKDVLQIEGVTITGAATTIERKNAATAVAAVSAEELARVPAPALESALQGKVVGASINMNNGAPGGGGQVQIRGASSLIGNTNPLFVVDGVIISNAVRSNRLAVVTGSLNAGEENGTNRLADINPNDIENIEVLKGAAASAIYGSQATNGVVVITTKRGSATAPRVNFTQRVGTFQAQRLLGSRKFENLGQLTALGLGAEATAAATAACNPKCPYFDYQGQLYGQTDPSFESVVSLTGGVNSTRYFFSGLDRQEAGVIQNTGARRQSLRANLDQAIGSKVTVSLGANILRSFSQRGISSNDNALSSPIYSFGYTPAVVDLRQKNEQGRYILNAFPATVSTSNPFQTMDLMLNNEDVYRQIFSSRVNYAALSMEHNIVNFSLQAGADRFSNENYIYAPQELQFQRLGTVQGGQFPGTIIQGNGTNLFSNVTGSGTWINTTLSWLNATTSFGGQFESRETNDYNIVGRGLGPAQKNAAGAANTSVTNGRTLVLNQAFFAQEELLMFGEKLYLSGAVRGERSSVNADRDKVFYFPRVSGSYRFANPIAGVTELKLRAAYGESGNQPNFGERDLTFASYGLIGGLAGFGIPGTVGNTSVKPERLKEIEYGIDAGFLKDRVRLEATYYDRNIVDLLVRPTLAPSSGISTTTVNGGEMKATGVELGITTIPMQTSNFQWTSRATWYQNKAEITSFPEGVKPFRDNTAARGFGNAYGQLFYTPGHTVSTIWGNGLVNGVQTTQTPLADANPRYVMSFSNDWNYKRFNVNMLIDYRRGGTLSNMTKNLFDEGGNSWDYDEKSPEANVPLGEYRYNTWNGGRSTAVYLEDGSYTKIREINLSYDLPQSWWSVVPGARSGRVSLAARNLFIISGYNGFDPEVNNGGNYVVRFVDLAPFPPTRSFFFSVDLGW; translated from the coding sequence GTGCGAAGGTTCTTTGTGCTTGCAGCAGCATTGCTTGCGTCGTTCGCCTTGCCGGCGAGCGCGCGGGCGCAGACCCGCGAAGTCACCGGCAAGGTGACGGTCGCCGGGACTGGCACTCCGCTCCATGATGCGATCGTCGGGACCGTCGGTGCGGCTGGCGGTGCCCGTACCAACGAGCGCGGCGAGTATCGCCTCCGAGTCCCGAACGGTGACGTCACCGTCCAGGTGCGCGCCATCGGCTACAAGCGTCAGCAGATCCGCGTCTCGGCGTCGCAGACCACCGCCGACTTCGCGCTCGAGAAGGACGTGCTCCAGATCGAAGGCGTGACCATCACCGGTGCCGCCACGACCATCGAGCGCAAGAACGCCGCGACCGCGGTCGCCGCGGTGAGCGCGGAAGAACTGGCGCGCGTTCCGGCTCCGGCGCTCGAGAGCGCGCTGCAGGGCAAGGTCGTCGGCGCCAGCATCAACATGAACAACGGCGCCCCCGGCGGCGGCGGTCAGGTCCAGATCCGTGGCGCCTCGTCGCTCATCGGCAACACCAACCCGCTGTTCGTCGTTGACGGCGTCATCATCTCCAACGCCGTGCGTTCGAACCGTCTGGCGGTCGTCACCGGCTCGCTCAACGCCGGCGAAGAGAACGGGACCAACCGCCTCGCCGACATCAACCCGAACGACATCGAGAACATCGAAGTCCTCAAGGGTGCGGCGGCAAGCGCCATCTATGGCTCGCAGGCCACCAACGGCGTCGTGGTGATCACGACCAAGCGTGGTTCGGCCACGGCGCCGCGCGTGAACTTCACGCAGCGTGTCGGAACGTTCCAGGCGCAGCGACTGCTGGGGTCGCGCAAGTTCGAGAACCTGGGTCAGCTCACGGCGCTCGGTCTCGGTGCCGAGGCGACTGCGGCGGCCACGGCCGCCTGTAATCCGAAGTGCCCGTACTTCGACTACCAGGGACAGCTCTACGGCCAGACGGACCCATCGTTCGAGAGCGTCGTGTCGCTCACCGGTGGCGTGAACAGCACGCGCTACTTCTTCTCGGGTCTCGACCGCCAGGAAGCCGGTGTCATCCAGAACACCGGTGCCCGCCGCCAGTCGCTGCGCGCCAACCTGGACCAGGCGATCGGGAGCAAGGTCACCGTCTCGCTCGGCGCCAACATCCTGCGCTCATTCTCGCAGCGTGGCATCTCGTCGAATGACAACGCGCTCTCGTCGCCGATCTACTCGTTCGGATACACGCCCGCTGTTGTCGATCTTCGCCAGAAGAACGAGCAGGGTCGCTACATCCTGAATGCGTTCCCGGCGACGGTGTCGACGTCCAATCCGTTCCAGACGATGGACCTCATGCTCAACAATGAGGATGTGTATCGTCAGATTTTCTCGAGCCGCGTGAACTATGCTGCGCTCTCGATGGAGCACAACATCGTCAACTTCTCGCTGCAGGCGGGGGCTGACCGCTTCTCGAACGAGAACTACATCTATGCGCCGCAGGAACTCCAGTTCCAGCGCCTCGGGACGGTACAGGGTGGGCAGTTCCCTGGGACGATCATCCAGGGGAACGGGACCAACCTCTTCTCGAATGTGACCGGTTCCGGCACATGGATCAACACGACGCTCTCGTGGCTGAACGCCACGACGTCGTTCGGTGGGCAGTTCGAGAGCCGTGAGACGAACGACTACAACATCGTCGGGCGCGGCCTTGGCCCGGCGCAGAAGAATGCCGCGGGTGCCGCAAACACGTCCGTCACCAACGGGCGCACGCTGGTGCTCAACCAGGCCTTCTTCGCGCAGGAAGAACTCCTCATGTTCGGCGAGAAGCTCTACCTCTCGGGCGCCGTGCGCGGCGAGCGCTCGAGCGTCAATGCCGATCGCGACAAGGTCTTCTACTTCCCGCGCGTCAGCGGTTCGTATCGCTTTGCGAACCCCATCGCGGGTGTCACGGAGCTCAAGCTCCGCGCCGCGTACGGCGAGTCGGGCAACCAGCCGAACTTTGGCGAGCGTGACCTGACCTTCGCGAGCTATGGACTCATCGGCGGCCTGGCGGGCTTCGGAATCCCCGGAACCGTTGGCAACACCTCGGTGAAGCCGGAGCGCCTCAAGGAAATCGAGTACGGCATCGATGCTGGTTTCCTCAAGGATCGCGTCCGCCTCGAAGCCACATACTACGACCGCAACATCGTCGACCTCCTCGTGCGTCCCACCCTGGCTCCGTCATCGGGTATCTCGACGACGACGGTCAACGGTGGCGAGATGAAGGCGACGGGCGTGGAACTCGGCATCACCACGATCCCGATGCAGACGTCGAACTTCCAGTGGACGTCGCGCGCCACCTGGTATCAGAACAAGGCCGAGATCACCTCGTTCCCGGAAGGCGTGAAGCCGTTCCGCGACAACACCGCGGCGCGCGGCTTCGGTAACGCCTACGGCCAGCTCTTCTACACCCCGGGCCACACGGTCTCGACGATCTGGGGGAACGGCCTCGTGAACGGCGTGCAGACCACGCAGACGCCGCTCGCAGACGCCAACCCGCGCTACGTGATGTCGTTCTCGAACGACTGGAACTACAAGCGCTTCAACGTCAACATGCTCATCGACTACCGCCGCGGCGGCACGTTGTCGAACATGACGAAGAACCTCTTCGACGAGGGTGGCAACTCGTGGGACTACGACGAGAAGTCGCCCGAAGCGAACGTCCCGCTCGGCGAGTATCGCTACAACACGTGGAACGGCGGTCGCAGCACGGCCGTGTATCTCGAGGACGGCTCGTACACGAAGATCCGCGAGATCAACCTCTCGTATGACCTTCCGCAGAGCTGGTGGTCGGTGGTGCCGGGCGCTCGCTCGGGGCGTGTCAGCCTCGCCGCGCGCAACCTGTTCATCATCTCGGGCTACAACGGCTTCGACCCCGAAGTGAACAACGGCGGTAACTACGTGGTCCGCTTCGTCGACCTCGCGCCGTTCCCGCCGACCCGCTCGTTCTTCTTCTCGGTCGACCTCGGCTGGTAA
- a CDS encoding response regulator, producing the protein MRRIAIVEDNPDNRLLATALLEGMYRCTEYETGMEALEGLQRETPSLVLLDISLPGMDGVETLRHIRSNPALRHLPVIALTAHAMTGDREKYIAAGFDDYVTKPIVDESILLEAIARALDGAAVR; encoded by the coding sequence GTGAGGCGCATCGCGATCGTCGAGGACAATCCCGACAACCGCCTCCTGGCCACGGCGCTGCTGGAGGGGATGTACCGCTGCACCGAATACGAGACCGGGATGGAAGCGCTGGAGGGGCTCCAGCGGGAGACGCCGTCTCTGGTGCTCCTCGACATCTCGCTCCCCGGCATGGACGGCGTGGAGACGTTGCGGCACATCCGCTCCAACCCCGCGCTGCGGCACCTGCCCGTCATCGCCCTCACGGCGCACGCCATGACCGGCGACCGCGAGAAGTACATCGCCGCCGGCTTCGATGACTACGTGACCAAGCCGATCGTGGACGAATCGATCCTGCTGGAGGCGATTGCGCGCGCGCTGGATGGCGCAGCGGTTCGCTGA
- a CDS encoding mannose-1-phosphate guanylyltransferase, which produces MSVGDTTPTGWSPFDGASAAGTLPAEQLAASELLSSDTALWAIVFAGGIGSRFWPLSSPHRPKQLLRLVGERPLIAETVGRLHPVVPAERTLVVTSADIAAAIHGAIPEIPAANLLVEPRPLGTAAALAWGAREVAKRAGPQALLCALHADLAVAFADAFRHTLRQGGAVAAREELIVSVGIPATRPETAFGYLAVGAPLSIDFPLAAGGPALVDRFVEKPDAAQAAALCANGAMWHSGIALARAGLLLEQLQRHTPEVHALLEARVLTDHDAFAADVRSISLERGLFERVGTMAVLPGDFGWDDVGTWASLKRARDLDDEGNGAIGDVHFVDACGNIVHAEGSAVVLYGVEGLLVVSIKGTTFVTTLDRAAELRPLLERLPDEVRLQQPPEE; this is translated from the coding sequence ATGTCCGTCGGCGACACCACACCCACCGGATGGTCCCCTTTTGACGGTGCCAGCGCGGCCGGGACCCTCCCCGCCGAGCAGCTGGCGGCGTCGGAGCTGCTCTCGTCGGACACCGCGCTCTGGGCGATCGTCTTCGCAGGCGGGATCGGCTCGCGCTTCTGGCCACTCTCCTCGCCGCACCGCCCCAAGCAGCTGTTGCGCCTGGTGGGGGAACGCCCGCTGATTGCCGAGACGGTGGGGAGGCTGCACCCGGTGGTCCCCGCCGAGCGCACGCTGGTGGTGACGTCGGCCGACATCGCTGCGGCCATTCACGGCGCCATCCCCGAGATTCCCGCGGCGAACCTCCTCGTGGAGCCGCGCCCGTTAGGCACGGCGGCGGCGCTGGCCTGGGGGGCGCGCGAGGTGGCGAAGCGCGCCGGCCCGCAGGCGCTGCTCTGTGCCCTGCACGCCGACCTCGCCGTCGCCTTCGCCGACGCCTTCCGTCACACGCTGCGGCAGGGCGGGGCGGTGGCGGCGCGCGAGGAACTCATCGTCTCGGTCGGGATCCCGGCCACGCGCCCGGAAACGGCCTTCGGCTACCTCGCCGTGGGCGCCCCGCTCAGCATCGACTTCCCCCTTGCGGCTGGCGGCCCCGCGCTCGTCGACCGCTTCGTGGAAAAGCCCGACGCGGCACAGGCGGCGGCGCTCTGCGCCAACGGCGCGATGTGGCACTCCGGGATCGCCCTCGCCCGCGCCGGGCTCCTCCTCGAGCAGCTGCAACGACATACGCCCGAAGTGCACGCGCTCCTCGAGGCCAGGGTGCTCACCGACCACGACGCCTTTGCCGCCGACGTGCGCTCCATCTCGCTCGAGCGCGGCCTCTTCGAGCGCGTGGGGACCATGGCCGTCCTCCCCGGCGACTTCGGCTGGGACGACGTCGGCACCTGGGCCTCCCTCAAGCGCGCCCGTGACCTCGATGACGAAGGGAACGGGGCGATCGGCGACGTGCACTTCGTCGACGCCTGCGGCAACATCGTGCACGCCGAGGGAAGCGCCGTGGTGCTCTACGGCGTCGAAGGGCTCCTGGTCGTGTCGATCAAGGGGACGACCTTCGTGACCACGCTCGACCGGGCCGCGGAGCTGCGGCCACTCCTCGAGCGCCTCCCGGATGAGGTGCGGTTGCAGCAGCCGCCGGAGGAGTAA
- a CDS encoding prolyl oligopeptidase family serine peptidase: MSASDLLGVTTSQVADLSDDGRWLAVLVQTRRDGFGTDFRRDGDPSYIRPAVSRLVSINTASGATQAVVGEPRVLRSPSWSRDGTRLAWLELVRERLQPTVWDRATGRTRTVAIPAGWYVAENSDVRWSRDDARLVLSLRRDRWRARIRAEFARMTLGPVFVQDGRDPFLAWDRLRREGNVRAVYAIDVASGKAQELLPEAMTATFALSDDDSLVTYEDDITRQTDYDVIFGSERRLMARPSSGGAPFVLLPSLKGITLAWSNDGKQFAWGSEGKVRVQRAASGAAAQLVAAPDSALASDTSASGREALAKARWTLVRWSPSGDALLLSNREGYWLAPLAGGERTRVVASSDSGTAPRYQPVAWSQDGRSLYFSVASRTSWERGIARYDRQTGTMEDLVKDARLYSGVRLARSGDVLVYSSGEGNRPQELFVADGAMRNARAVTNANAHLAGKAFARTRLLTYHDLDGATRYGVAYLPADYDASKKYPTLFNIYEEFFDDTFDATINVLTSNGYVVVKPSVGFETGYPGEAWFKGVTAAANHLIETGVADSSRLGVFGTSYGGYATNLLITQTRRFRAAVNISGKVDLISFYTDSPRLGVRNVHAAEKSQDRIGATLWQQPQKYVAHSAVMFADRITTPLLLVTGAQDGNVPADNTREMFYALRRLGKDVTWVNYMNGGHGTPSTTPADFIDFHDRLVAFFDRTLKGPVQERAVEAISLLGEPLSRPVPPAATLARMEQQLAEARAAWRHTPGNADSIIWYARRTAYPGRFNAAIAILTDGIAKFPDDARMYRHRGHRYITIRQFDKAIADLERAYALTKDKPDQVEPDGQPNARNIPTSTLKGNIRYHLALAYYLNGDFDKALPLYQEDVAASKGNPDMLVASSHWLYMTLRRLGRNAEAAKVLVPISKEMDVIENGAYHRLLLLYKGELQPRDVLGEWGSEGNLEDITTAYGVGNWHLYNGRREEAREIFGRIVRARGQWASFGYVAAEAELAALAREG, from the coding sequence ATGTCGGCCAGCGACCTCCTCGGCGTCACCACATCGCAGGTCGCCGACCTCAGCGATGACGGGCGCTGGCTGGCCGTGCTGGTGCAAACGCGCCGCGACGGCTTCGGGACCGACTTCCGGCGTGACGGCGACCCCTCGTACATCCGCCCCGCCGTCTCGCGCCTCGTCAGCATCAACACCGCGTCAGGAGCCACGCAGGCGGTGGTGGGCGAGCCGCGCGTGCTGCGTTCCCCGAGTTGGTCGCGCGACGGGACCAGGCTGGCCTGGCTGGAGCTGGTGCGCGAGCGGTTGCAGCCAACGGTTTGGGATCGCGCCACCGGACGCACGCGCACGGTGGCCATCCCCGCCGGGTGGTACGTGGCCGAGAACAGCGACGTGCGCTGGTCGCGCGACGACGCACGGCTCGTGCTCTCGCTCCGGCGCGATCGCTGGCGCGCGCGCATTCGCGCCGAGTTCGCGCGCATGACGCTGGGCCCGGTCTTCGTGCAGGACGGGCGCGACCCCTTCCTGGCGTGGGACCGACTGCGCCGCGAGGGGAACGTGCGCGCGGTGTACGCCATCGACGTGGCATCGGGAAAGGCGCAGGAACTCCTCCCCGAAGCCATGACTGCGACCTTCGCGCTGAGCGACGACGACTCGCTGGTCACCTACGAGGACGACATCACTCGGCAGACGGACTACGACGTGATCTTCGGGAGCGAGCGGCGGCTGATGGCGCGCCCCTCGTCAGGCGGCGCTCCCTTCGTGCTCCTCCCATCGCTCAAGGGGATCACGCTCGCCTGGTCCAACGACGGGAAGCAGTTCGCCTGGGGGAGCGAGGGAAAGGTCCGGGTGCAGCGCGCCGCGAGCGGCGCCGCGGCGCAACTGGTCGCCGCGCCCGACTCCGCACTCGCCAGCGACACGAGCGCCAGCGGACGCGAGGCGCTGGCCAAGGCGCGGTGGACGCTCGTGCGCTGGTCGCCGAGCGGCGACGCGCTCCTCCTCTCCAACCGCGAGGGGTACTGGCTCGCCCCGCTGGCCGGCGGCGAACGCACGCGCGTGGTCGCCTCGAGCGACTCGGGGACCGCTCCCCGCTACCAGCCGGTGGCCTGGAGCCAGGACGGGAGATCGCTCTACTTCTCCGTCGCCAGCCGCACCTCGTGGGAGCGCGGCATTGCCCGTTATGACCGCCAGACGGGGACGATGGAAGACTTGGTGAAGGACGCGCGCCTGTACAGCGGCGTGCGTCTGGCCCGCTCGGGCGACGTGCTGGTCTACTCGTCAGGCGAGGGGAACCGCCCGCAGGAGCTGTTCGTAGCCGATGGTGCCATGCGCAACGCGCGCGCCGTGACCAACGCCAACGCGCACCTGGCCGGCAAGGCATTCGCGCGCACGCGGCTCCTCACCTACCATGACCTGGACGGCGCCACGCGCTACGGCGTGGCCTACCTCCCGGCTGACTACGACGCGTCGAAGAAGTACCCAACGCTGTTCAACATCTACGAGGAGTTCTTCGACGACACCTTCGACGCCACGATCAATGTCCTCACGTCCAACGGCTACGTGGTGGTGAAGCCGAGCGTCGGCTTCGAGACCGGATACCCGGGCGAGGCGTGGTTCAAGGGGGTCACGGCGGCGGCCAATCACCTGATCGAGACGGGCGTCGCCGACTCGTCGCGACTCGGCGTCTTCGGGACGAGCTACGGCGGCTACGCGACCAACCTCCTCATCACGCAGACCAGGCGCTTTCGCGCCGCGGTGAACATCTCGGGGAAGGTGGACCTCATCTCCTTCTACACCGACTCACCGCGACTCGGCGTGCGCAATGTCCACGCCGCCGAGAAGTCGCAGGACCGCATTGGCGCCACGCTCTGGCAGCAGCCGCAGAAGTATGTCGCGCACTCGGCGGTGATGTTCGCCGACCGTATCACGACGCCGCTGTTGCTGGTGACGGGGGCGCAGGACGGGAACGTCCCCGCCGACAACACGCGCGAAATGTTCTACGCGCTGCGTCGCCTGGGGAAGGACGTGACCTGGGTGAACTACATGAACGGCGGCCACGGGACGCCGAGCACGACGCCGGCCGACTTCATCGACTTCCACGACCGGCTGGTGGCGTTCTTCGATCGCACGCTCAAGGGACCGGTGCAGGAGCGCGCGGTGGAGGCGATCTCGCTGCTCGGTGAACCGCTGTCGCGCCCCGTGCCGCCAGCCGCAACGCTGGCCCGCATGGAGCAGCAGCTCGCCGAGGCGCGCGCCGCCTGGCGCCACACACCAGGCAACGCCGACTCGATCATCTGGTACGCCCGGCGCACCGCGTACCCGGGGCGCTTCAACGCGGCGATCGCGATCCTCACCGACGGGATCGCGAAGTTCCCCGACGACGCGCGAATGTACCGTCACCGCGGGCACCGCTACATCACCATCCGGCAGTTCGACAAGGCGATCGCCGACCTGGAGCGCGCCTACGCGCTCACAAAGGACAAGCCCGATCAAGTCGAGCCCGACGGCCAGCCTAACGCGCGTAACATCCCCACCAGCACGCTCAAGGGGAACATCCGCTACCACCTGGCGCTGGCCTACTACCTCAACGGCGACTTCGACAAGGCGCTCCCGCTGTATCAGGAGGACGTGGCGGCCTCGAAGGGGAACCCGGACATGCTCGTTGCCTCATCGCACTGGCTGTACATGACGTTGCGTCGCCTGGGGCGGAACGCCGAGGCCGCGAAGGTCCTGGTGCCGATTTCGAAGGAGATGGATGTGATCGAGAACGGCGCTTATCACAGGCTCCTGCTTCTGTACAAAGGCGAGTTGCAGCCGCGCGACGTGCTGGGTGAGTGGGGGAGCGAGGGCAACCTGGAGGACATCACGACCGCGTACGGCGTCGGCAACTGGCATTTGTACAACGGGCGGCGCGAGGAGGCGCGGGAGATCTTCGGGCGCATCGTCCGGGCACGCGGGCAGTGGGCGTCATTCGGGTACGTGGCGGCTGAAGCGGAGTTGGCGGCGCTGGCGCGTGAGGGGTGA